The following are from one region of the Gemmatimonadales bacterium genome:
- a CDS encoding dienelactone hydrolase family protein, protein MRSIRGSVVTPVVTGIAFIAAIAAGIRFGQHHPYYRVDAVKTHGEWVKYANAKGDSVRAYVAYPERAGKAPAVIVIHEIFGLTDWEPTMGDRFAGNGYIAIVPDLLSSRYGMSPPTTDSGRKLVATLTDSGVIADLDATYKYVNSLPSAQRGNTGVIGFCWGGGNVWKYAASNPKLKAAVVCYGPLNDSTLLRRIKAPVLGVFGERDGRSVTGMVPVEKRILDGRFVADSYDGTGHGFLKPGRTGYGTAEYDRALKNIDAFFAKQLDHK, encoded by the coding sequence ATGCGATCCATTCGAGGCAGTGTCGTCACACCCGTCGTCACGGGCATTGCGTTCATCGCCGCCATCGCCGCCGGCATTCGATTCGGGCAGCACCATCCGTACTATCGCGTCGACGCCGTCAAGACCCACGGCGAGTGGGTGAAGTACGCCAACGCCAAGGGCGACAGCGTCCGCGCCTATGTCGCCTACCCGGAACGAGCGGGAAAGGCGCCGGCCGTGATCGTCATTCACGAGATCTTCGGTCTCACCGACTGGGAACCGACGATGGGCGATCGTTTCGCCGGCAACGGCTACATCGCCATCGTCCCCGATCTCCTCTCTTCGCGGTACGGCATGTCGCCGCCGACCACCGACAGCGGCCGCAAGCTCGTCGCGACGCTGACCGATTCCGGCGTCATCGCCGACCTCGATGCGACGTACAAGTACGTCAACTCGCTCCCTTCCGCGCAGCGAGGCAATACCGGCGTGATCGGCTTCTGCTGGGGCGGCGGTAACGTCTGGAAGTACGCCGCCTCGAACCCGAAGCTCAAAGCTGCGGTGGTCTGTTACGGTCCGCTCAACGATTCCACCCTGCTGCGCCGGATCAAGGCGCCGGTGCTCGGCGTCTTCGGGGAACGCGACGGCCGTTCGGTGACCGGAATGGTCCCCGTCGAGAAGCGGATCCTTGACGGTCGATTCGTGGCCGACAGTTACGACGGCACGGGACATGGCTTCCTCAAGCCGGGCCGGACCGGATACGGAACCGCGGAATACGATCGGGCGCTCAAGAATATCGATGCGTTTTTCGCGAAACAGCTCGATCACAAGTGA
- a CDS encoding EamA family transporter encodes MTTARRESPRAFTALALSGVVWGTSFVLGKVALQQLSVPHMILYRFLFASIAFVPLLVRRWPRLNRNEWWMVAVAGVIGVPVQFLLQFEGLARTTASHAALMIGTAPVLVATAAFLFLRERLHHHVWLALVVSTAGVGLIVMRTGGGSGPSQPTLAGDLLVLSSMFAAVVWILASKQLMDRHHPAVVSGLIAIAGTVALTIWVLIRDGLPPTHLSSATWLATVTLGIVATTFATVLWNWGLAHTDAGKAGAFINLEPVVGAILGVWLLHDSLGSMALVGGVMIVAGALAASF; translated from the coding sequence GTGACGACCGCGCGGCGCGAATCACCGAGGGCGTTCACCGCGCTCGCCCTCTCGGGCGTGGTGTGGGGGACGTCCTTCGTGCTCGGCAAGGTGGCGCTGCAGCAGTTGAGCGTCCCCCACATGATCCTCTACCGATTCCTCTTCGCATCGATCGCATTTGTGCCGCTGCTGGTGCGTCGCTGGCCCAGGCTCAATCGAAACGAATGGTGGATGGTAGCCGTCGCCGGAGTGATCGGCGTGCCGGTGCAGTTTCTCCTCCAGTTCGAAGGGCTGGCGCGGACGACGGCCTCGCACGCGGCACTGATGATCGGCACGGCGCCGGTCCTGGTCGCCACCGCAGCGTTCCTGTTCCTGCGCGAGCGGCTGCACCACCATGTCTGGCTGGCACTGGTGGTCTCCACGGCCGGTGTCGGGTTGATCGTGATGCGAACCGGGGGCGGTAGCGGTCCATCGCAGCCGACACTTGCCGGCGATCTCCTGGTGCTGTCGTCGATGTTTGCCGCGGTGGTCTGGATCCTTGCAAGCAAGCAGCTCATGGATCGTCATCATCCGGCGGTCGTGAGCGGATTGATCGCGATCGCCGGAACGGTGGCGCTCACCATCTGGGTGTTGATCCGCGACGGCCTCCCGCCAACTCACCTGTCTTCCGCAACGTGGCTCGCCACCGTAACGCTCGGCATCGTGGCGACGACGTTCGCGACCGTGCTGTGGAATTGGGGTCTGGCACACACGGACGCGGGAAAGGCCGGCGCCTTCATCAACCTCGAGCCGGTCGTCGGTGCGATTCTCGGCGTCTGGCTGCTGCACGACTCACTGGGATCAATGGCGCTGGTCGGTGGCGTGATGATCGTCGCCGGAGCGCTCGCCGCCAGTTTCTAG
- a CDS encoding TrmH family RNA methyltransferase, which translates to MQTPDGATMIARFRAARADERWAVLEGLHAIKHAIRFGAAIDLVIAHDTGAVGRLAEQLAPDTATRLTDMMRAVDRATFDQLSPTPPETGVIAIAARPAHSEAALPRSGPIVLLESPAHHGNIGAAIRVAAAAGAAALVTTGTIDPWNPGVLRGSAGLHFALPVWRAETISFPGRTMIALDPDGEALAPSSIPDHAVVAFGSERTGLSRELLARADLRMRIPMEPGVSSLNLATAVAVVLYARKLA; encoded by the coding sequence GTGCAGACCCCTGACGGCGCCACCATGATCGCCCGATTCCGCGCCGCCCGCGCCGACGAGCGATGGGCGGTGCTCGAAGGGCTTCACGCCATCAAGCACGCCATCCGGTTCGGGGCAGCGATCGATCTGGTCATTGCCCACGACACCGGCGCGGTCGGCCGGCTTGCCGAGCAGCTTGCGCCGGATACAGCAACGCGGCTGACCGACATGATGCGCGCGGTCGATCGAGCGACCTTCGACCAATTGTCGCCGACGCCACCCGAAACCGGTGTCATCGCGATCGCCGCGCGGCCTGCGCACTCCGAGGCCGCGCTCCCCCGGTCGGGTCCGATCGTGCTCCTGGAGTCACCGGCCCATCACGGCAACATCGGCGCGGCGATTCGTGTCGCCGCCGCCGCGGGCGCAGCGGCGCTTGTCACCACCGGGACGATCGATCCGTGGAATCCCGGCGTGCTGCGCGGATCGGCGGGGTTGCACTTTGCGCTGCCGGTATGGCGCGCGGAGACAATCTCCTTCCCGGGCCGGACGATGATCGCCCTTGATCCCGATGGCGAGGCGCTCGCGCCGTCGTCGATTCCCGACCACGCCGTGGTCGCGTTCGGATCGGAACGCACCGGGCTGTCGCGCGAACTGCTCGCGCGCGCTGATCTGCGGATGCGGATCCCGATGGAGCCCGGCGTCTCGAGTCTCAACCTCGCCACCGCGGTGGCTGTGGTGCTCTACGCGCGGAAGCTGGCGTGA